In a genomic window of Helianthus annuus cultivar XRQ/B chromosome 10, HanXRQr2.0-SUNRISE, whole genome shotgun sequence:
- the LOC110887058 gene encoding putative wall-associated receptor kinase-like 16, whose amino-acid sequence MLLQLNVILIAILIAILSTTKAESQVAQSLPGCPDKCGNITIPYPFGTQKHCSLSEAYQVNCKNLSVPKANFKILNITVDGLMYGLLPVAHQCYNSTGSINQLQHNIKLSRFRISSTLNLLTAVGCHANAALKDLKDGSYISVCISRTSCNGLENGSCFGQGCMQVPLPFRLTKFRLHAQRVTTKVGSWSFNNCTYAFLVQKDQYTFHETDLDKMHNRSFPVALEWTVGNTSCKEAKKNKNSYICKENSICVDSLVKVDQGNPGYTCSCAKGYQGNAYLPHGCQDVNECEGPQNDCVYGVYGCLNTNGSYTCSCPSGMLGDGRESGSGCTHIEAKSLRSFLYIAIGTGPAASIVLTFILYWGLKQRRTIKNKEMFFKKNGGLILQKILFESKQPSHKAKIFAARVLVKATNNFHKTNVIGQGGYGTVYKGTLEDNTRVAIKKSKSIDENQIEQFINEVIMLSEVSHPNVVRLLGCCLETQTPLLVYEFVTNKTVFHHLHQKDCVSSMTFERRLNIATQTAEALAHIHSTTQIIHRDIKSSNILLTDDYTVKVSDFGISRFIPMDQTHIQTLVHGTLGYIDPEYFRSGILTEKSDVYSFGMVLVELITGRKVYSYDGTESELGLAMFFVSSLERGCLIQILDDQAKKEGISDHIDYVAKIAKDCIQLEGKKRPNMEVVKEELEKLRQSFIKSSPGESWSSSLD is encoded by the exons ATGCTGCTTCAGCTAAATGTGATACTGATCGCGATACTGATTGCGATACTGTCAACGACAAAGGCAGAATCCCAAGTAGCTCAGTCCCTACCTGGCTGCCCAGATAAATGTGGAAATATTACAATTCCATATCCATTTGGAACACAAAAGCACTGCAGCTTGAGCGAAGCCTACCAGGTAAACTGTAAGAATTTAAGCGTCCCCAAAGCCAATTTTAAAATCTTAAACATAACAGTAGATGGTCTTATGTATGGCTTGTTGCCAGTGGCCCATCAGTGTTACAACAGCACTGGCAGTATAAACCAGTTACAACACAACATAAAGCTGTCTAGGTTCCGAATATCAAGCACACTCAACCTCCTTACGGCAGTTGGGTGTCACGCTAATGCCGCCCTCAAGGATCTGAAGGATGGAAGCTACATAAGTGTATGTATATCAAGGACCAGTTGTAATGGTTTAGAAAATGGTTCTTGTTTTGGCCAAGGTTGCATGCAAGTACCCCTTCCTTTTAGGCTCACAAAGTTTCGTCTTCATGCACAAAGAGTCACAACGAAAGTAGGGAGTTGGAGTTTTAATAACTGCACATACGCGTTTCTTGTTCAGAAAGATCAATACACATTTCATGAAACTGATCTTGATAAGATGCACAATAGGTCATTCCCAGTGGCCCTTGAATGGACAGTTGGTAACACGAGTTGTAAAGAAGCAAAGAAGAACAAAAACAGTTATATTTGTAAAGAAAATAGTATATGTGTAGACTCTCTTGTGAAAGTGGATCAAGGTAACCCAGGGTATACCTGTAGTTGTGCTAAAGGTTACCAAGGAAACGCATACCTCCCGCACGGTTGTCAGG ATGTCAATGAGTGTGAAGGACCTCAAAATGATTGCGTATACGGGGTGTATGGATGTCTTAACACGAATGGGAGCTACACTTGTTCATGCCCCTCTGGGATGCTTGGTGATGGTAGAGAGTCTGGGAGTGGCTGTACTCATATAGAAGCAAAGTCACTTAGAAGTTTCTTATATATCG CCATCGGCACAGGCCCTGCAGCTTCAATTGTTCTAACATTTATCTTATACTGGGGACTCAAACAAAGGAGGACAATAAAGAATAAGGAGATGTTTTTCAAGAAAAATGGTGGCTTAATTCTGCAGAAAATTCTATTTGAATCAAAACAACCCTCCCACAAGGCTAAGATTTTTGCAGCAAGAGTTCTTGTAAAAGCAACCAATAactttcacaaaaccaatgtcaTAGGTCAAGGAGGCTATGGTACAGTTTACAAAGGGACATTAGAAGATAATACAAGGGTTGCCATTAAAAAGTCCAAGTCGATTGATGAGAACCAGATCGAGCAATTTATCAATGAAGTGATCATGCTATCAGAAGTTAGCCACCCAAATGTTGTCAGACTCTTGGGTTGTTGCCTAGAAACACAAACTCCTCTTCTAGTTTATGAATTTGTAACCAACAAGACTGTCTTCCACCACCTACATCAAAAGGACTGTGTATCTTCCATGACATTTGAAAGACGACTAAACATAGCCACACAGACTGCAGAAGCCCTTGCTCATATACACTCAACCACACAAATCATTCATAGAGATATCAAATCATCCAATATACTTTTGACAGATGACTATACTGTTAAAGTTTCTGATTTCGGGATATCAAGGTTCATTCCTATGGATCAGACTCACATACAAACACTGGTGCATGGGACTCTTGGGTACATAGATCCTGAGTACTTCCGCTCAGGAATTTTGACAGAGAAGAGTGATGTGTATAGTTTTGGGATGGTTCTTGTGGAGCTGATCACAGGAAGAAAGGTCTATTCATATGATGGAACTGAAAGTGAATTGGGTTTGGCAATGTTTTTTGTTTCATCACTAGAAAGGGGTTGCTTGATTCAAATTCTTGACGATCAAGCAAAGAAAGAAGGAATCAGTGACCATATTGATTATGTTGCCAAGATTGCAAAAGACTGTATCCAGCTAGAGGGCAAGAAAAGGCCTAATATGGAGGTAGTGAAAGAAGAGCTTGAAAAACTGAGACAATCTTTCATAAAGAGTTCTCCTGGTGAATCATGGTCATCTTCTCTTGATTGA